In the genome of Bacteroides mediterraneensis, the window AGCCGGAACCGCTCATGCTGGCAAACACGGCGCCCAGGTCGTACAGTTCGTCCTTGATGGCGGCAATTTCCGGATGTTGCAGGAAAACGCTGTCTTCAAAATCATTCTTCATGCTGTCTTTCCACGTTTCTACCGGCTGGCGGACAATCTCCTTCAAGGAAACCTCCGGCTTGTGGGGAGTGATGTGGGCAAAGGCTTCGCGGGTGGATACGAAAATGTCCGGTTTCACCAGCACGAGGTAGTAGCCGGAAAGTGACAGACGGATGGGTTCAAAAATGTTGCCGATGCCGGTGGCAAAGACCGGCTGGTTGCGGATGAAGAAGGCACAGTCGGCACCCAGACGGGCGGCGTAGGTCTCCATCTCTTCCAGACTCAGGTTCAAGCGGAATTTTTCGTTCAGCAGCTTGATCATGAACGCGCAGTCGGACGAGCCGCCTCCCAGTCCCGCACCTGTAGGAATGTGCTTGAACAGGTGGATGTCGATGGGCGGCATCTCGTGGTCTTTCTTCAGCAGTTCGTAGGCTTTCACCACCAGGTTGTCTTCCGGAGCGCCTTCAAGGGCGGTTCCTTTTACGTGGAGGGTATAAGGAGTGTCATCTTTTTCTCTTCGCGTCACCTCCAGTGCGTCTTGCAGGTGGATGGGGTAAAAAATGGTTTCCAGATTGTGGTAACCATCGGCGCGTTTTTCAGTAATATTCAGGCCAAGGTTTATTTTGGCATTTGGAAAGGTAATCATAGTGTCGTTTGTTTTTTGTTGCTCAAATATACACGAAAGTTTTTAGAAAAACGGGATTCACGGAAAAAATCGTATCTTTGCCCCACTTAAATAAAAAACAAATGGCAGAACCGAGAAGAAATACACGTGTGGCGAAAACGGCCAAGACCAAGACGATGGATGAATATGGGCATTTGCAGCCGCAGGCTCCTGAACTGGAGGAAGCGGTGCTGGGTGCACTGATGATAGAAAAGGATGCGTATTCGCTGGTGAGCGAGATTCTTCGCCCGGAATCGTTCTACGAACACCGGCACCAGCTGATTTATGCGGCGATTACTGACTTGGCCATCCAGCAGAAACCGATTGATATCCTCACCGTGACCGAACAGTTGCGTTCGCGAGGCGATTTGGAAGAGGTGGGCGGACCGTTTTATATCACGCAGCTGAGTGGTAAGGTGGCTTCGTCGGCCCACATTGAATATCATGCCCGCATCATTGCCCAGAAGTTTCTGGCGCGTGAACTGATTTCTTTCACAAGCAGCATACAGACCAAGGCGTTCGATGAGACGCAGGATGTGGACGACCTGATGCAGGAGGCCGAAGGAAAGCTCTTCGAAATTTCCCAGCAGAACATGAAGAAGGATTACACGCAGATTAATCCGGTCATCCAGGAGGCCTACGAGATGTTGCAGAAGGCAGCGGCCCGTACCGACGGTCTGAGCGGACTTTCGAGTGGTTTCCATCAGTTGGATAAGATGACTTCGGGCTGGCAGAATTCCGACCTGATTATCATTGCGGCCCGTCCGGCCATGGGTAAGACGGCGTTCGTGCTTTCCATGGCAAAGAACATGGCGGTGAACAACAAGGTGCCGGTAGCGTTGTTCTCGCTTGAAATGAGCAACGTGCAGCTGGTGAACCGTCTGATTGTGAACGTCTGTGAGATTCCGGGTGAGAAAATCAAGAGCGGTCAGCTGGCACCTTACGAGTGGGGACAGCTCGACTATAAAATCAAGGAACTGTATGATGCTCCGTTGTATGTGGACGATACGCCGTCATTGTCTGTATTCGAATTGCGAACCAAGGCGCGCCGTCTGGTGCGTGAGCACGGGGTGAAGATTATAATCATCGACTACCTTCAGCTGATGAATGCCAGTGGAATGTCGTTCGGCAGCCGTCAGGAAGAGGTCAGTACTATCTCGCGTTCGTTGAAGGGACTGGCCAAGGAACTGAATATTCCGATTGTGGCCCTGAGCCAGTTGAACCGTGGCGTGGAGAACCGTGAAGGTATTGACGGGAAGCGTCCGCAGTTGAGCGACCTGCGTGAGTCGGGAGCCATCGAGCAGGATGCCGATATGGTGTGCTTCATCCACCGTCCGGAATATTACAAGATTTATACCGACGAGAAGGGAAACGACTTGCACGGCATGGCCGAAATCATCATTGCCAAGCATCGTAACGGTGCGGTAGGCGATGTGTTGCTGCGCTTCCGTGGTGAGTATGCCCGTTTCCAGAATCCGGACGACGATATGATTGTACCGATGCCGGGTGAGGAAAAGCCGGCTCCGGTGCTCCGTTCGAAGATGAATAGCGGCGGGGGACAGGATTTCGTTCCGCCTCCACCCACTGATTTGCCTCCGATGCCCGATAATCCGTTTGGCGCTCCGGTGCCGGATGTTCCGTTTTAAGGCCGAATTAAAATATTACAGGCGGCTCGCTTTGATGCGGGCCGCCTGTGGTGTATCTATACGGGTTGTTTCTGAATTACTGTGCAACGGTCACCCCGAATTCCTCCAGTTCTACCGTGGCGGTAGTGGCATCGGGAGTCGTAGCTTCCAGTTTGATGAACCGGGCAGATTCTGCCTGCGGAAGGGTCACGGTCTGCGGCAGCGGATTGTGCATGATGTTGCTGAACTCTCCGCGGCTGATCAGTTCTTTCCATTTCTTCCCATCCTGACTCACATAGAACTTATAGCGGAAGGCCATGGTCGGTTTGGCTTCTGCGTTCAGAGGTGCATAGGTAAAGGCCTTGAGGGTAACAGTCTTTCCCAAGTCGATGGTCAGCGGGGAAGCCGACAGCTCCTTCCAGGAGTCTCTGGACAGGTTGTTCCAGTTGGCTGCGCTTCCTTGTTCAGCCAGCGGCTGGGCGTAGTAAGCCGCCACTTGCTGGATGTGCGCGTTCAGTCGGCTCTGGTTGATGGTGACTTTCAAGGAGTCGGTCACGGTATCAGGAAAGCGTACCATGCGTTTGTAGCCCACGGTGGTTCCTTTTCCCAGAATCTTCCAGCTGCCGTTGTCCCAAGCTTCGAGGGTGAAGTCTTCCACTCTCTGTCCTTTGGAGATGTCTTCTTGCAGCATCACCACGTTGATAGGGCTTTGGCTTTTTACGGCATAGGTGCGTGCAGCTCCCTGCGGAGCTTCCCAAGGCTGGTCTCCACGGAGCACTTTGTTGTCTTTGAACGTTTCTTGGCGGTAAGCGGCAAATTCTTTCAGACGGGCCACATCGGCTTCATGAATCCGTCCCCGACGGTCGGGAGGAATGTTCAGCAGGAGGACAGAGTTGTAGCCTACCGACTGGAAATAGATGTCCGACAGTTGCTTCAGACTTTTTACCTTGTCATTTTCAGCTTCATGCCAGAACCATCCCGGACGGATGGATACGTCGACTTCCGACGGATACCAGAAAAGCTCAGTGGCATCTTTCAGCATTTCGCGGCTGCCCAGGTCTTTGGCCTGACTGTACACTTTCAGGCGGGCATTGTTTGCTTCCGAGCGGGCGTAAATTCCCGGGGTCAGAACCGTGGCACTCCATTCGGTTTCGCGTCCAAGGCCTTTTTCGTTGCCTACCCAGCGTACGTCGTCGCCCATGATGGCCATGACGGCTTTGGGTTGCAGGCGCTGGATGGTCTTGTAGAAGGCATCCCAGTCGTAGGTTTGTTTTTTCCCGTTGGGACCTTCTCCGTTTGCGCCGTCAAACCATACTTCGTGTACTTCTCCATAGTTGGTCAGCAGTTCGGT includes:
- the ispE gene encoding 4-(cytidine 5'-diphospho)-2-C-methyl-D-erythritol kinase, which translates into the protein MITFPNAKINLGLNITEKRADGYHNLETIFYPIHLQDALEVTRREKDDTPYTLHVKGTALEGAPEDNLVVKAYELLKKDHEMPPIDIHLFKHIPTGAGLGGGSSDCAFMIKLLNEKFRLNLSLEEMETYAARLGADCAFFIRNQPVFATGIGNIFEPIRLSLSGYYLVLVKPDIFVSTREAFAHITPHKPEVSLKEIVRQPVETWKDSMKNDFEDSVFLQHPEIAAIKDELYDLGAVFASMSGSGSSVYGIFRQPVENVDEKFGGCFCRQRELD
- the dnaB gene encoding replicative DNA helicase, with product MAEPRRNTRVAKTAKTKTMDEYGHLQPQAPELEEAVLGALMIEKDAYSLVSEILRPESFYEHRHQLIYAAITDLAIQQKPIDILTVTEQLRSRGDLEEVGGPFYITQLSGKVASSAHIEYHARIIAQKFLARELISFTSSIQTKAFDETQDVDDLMQEAEGKLFEISQQNMKKDYTQINPVIQEAYEMLQKAAARTDGLSGLSSGFHQLDKMTSGWQNSDLIIIAARPAMGKTAFVLSMAKNMAVNNKVPVALFSLEMSNVQLVNRLIVNVCEIPGEKIKSGQLAPYEWGQLDYKIKELYDAPLYVDDTPSLSVFELRTKARRLVREHGVKIIIIDYLQLMNASGMSFGSRQEEVSTISRSLKGLAKELNIPIVALSQLNRGVENREGIDGKRPQLSDLRESGAIEQDADMVCFIHRPEYYKIYTDEKGNDLHGMAEIIIAKHRNGAVGDVLLRFRGEYARFQNPDDDMIVPMPGEEKPAPVLRSKMNSGGGQDFVPPPPTDLPPMPDNPFGAPVPDVPF
- a CDS encoding alpha-L-fucosidase, whose amino-acid sequence is MKKLPQFLAACALLSLPIGMQAQQDTAYFVKHLPFSGNETMEQKVSMAARLVPTPQQLAWQQMELTAFLHFGINTFTDREWGDGSEDPALFNPTDLDAEQWVKTLKEAGFKMVLLTAKHHDGFCLWPTKTTTHSVASSPWKNGKGDVVKELRDACTKYDMKFGVYLSPWDRNASCYGDSPAYNKFFIEQLTELLTNYGEVHEVWFDGANGEGPNGKKQTYDWDAFYKTIQRLQPKAVMAIMGDDVRWVGNEKGLGRETEWSATVLTPGIYARSEANNARLKVYSQAKDLGSREMLKDATELFWYPSEVDVSIRPGWFWHEAENDKVKSLKQLSDIYFQSVGYNSVLLLNIPPDRRGRIHEADVARLKEFAAYRQETFKDNKVLRGDQPWEAPQGAARTYAVKSQSPINVVMLQEDISKGQRVEDFTLEAWDNGSWKILGKGTTVGYKRMVRFPDTVTDSLKVTINQSRLNAHIQQVAAYYAQPLAEQGSAANWNNLSRDSWKELSASPLTIDLGKTVTLKAFTYAPLNAEAKPTMAFRYKFYVSQDGKKWKELISRGEFSNIMHNPLPQTVTLPQAESARFIKLEATTPDATTATVELEEFGVTVAQ